A single window of Malus sylvestris chromosome 5, drMalSylv7.2, whole genome shotgun sequence DNA harbors:
- the LOC126623858 gene encoding WPP domain-associated protein-like, whose product MSNCVESCNGDLVQLSNGVKENDNPDLGLLQDLDSYLEEINDRLTISRVVSDSVIKGIVNAVTQEAAEKIAQKELEVTKLKEMLHVHSVGGDENEFLPMERESKVTEDRFIKKGARGGVCPNFLEAVVEHDGIEKSWGIVRGTTKEQFNKLKNEIDRIRGCSSIKRIGSGSQLLGLGDVSHRWIDVDRLFDSLKDTVETVFQQVEEMVSSAKASVCEWQQEQDFKAEIEALVMRNCIWSIEEKNRDRFYGNKNLNWHGRMEEISSLREELDTISKSLSVSDIGHLSSHGSLVVDEESNNHKKGDRSHHRFLNNLKSSPSLSLISSSNSTSTSTSTSTSTSSSLWEVDVNLLTHMSTDELKSYLTKLKRSHESDVLDLTEQIYSLMRDFFKEKGSSLPSKKSKEFDMLRRRISEVITKLDEVLVEKEEVATCGNNEESLSSLKERLELLISENHHLRDLLANKEREVKCLSLQVSEAAEKMSEHSMAEAKLLKTTANLKSAVEDADIEALIVEDTYACILREMMDQIKSIAEESLVENIYIQQINKSILKEASHSAQPASQSEIEDLNMEYTIMQEHFVLVFQEAMKDAEQNLKNLNVKYREENELRVSLEMEKLEKEKQFEVEVANKERLKTEIASLSEEKEQLAHDATAALENERERYELAAQELHNLKDETCRLLKLISDSIEESKATKQHLIDALEQNERYKADVCKLDQKLELAMKELREERRKLLDANQEKQNVVSLFEAKEREHKQQLESMAVHISKVVAEFECRVTQDISGKCSRLKNLSYQLCFLKQKANVIVRRGLLYQQRLEKKCSDLEKAEAEVDLLGDKVETLLSLVEKIHIALDHYSPVLKHYPGITEILKLLRRELTGETKAA is encoded by the exons ATGAGTAACTGTGTTGAATCATGCAATGGAGATTTGGTGCAGCTTAGCAATGGCGTGAAAGAAAATGATAATCCGGATCTTGGCCTTCTCCAGGATTTGGATTCTTATTTGGAAGAAATCAATGACCGGTTGACCATATCGAGGGTGGTGAGTGACTCGGTCATCAAGGGGATCGTTAATGCGGTAACACAAGAAGCAGCAGAGAAAATTGCTCAGAAAGAACTAGAGGTGACTAAGCTGAAGGAAATGTTACATGTTCACAGCGTGGGTGGTGATGAAAACGAATTCTTACCCATGGAGCGAGAATCAAAAGTTACTGAAGACAGATTTATTAAAAAAGGTGCCAGAGGTGGCGTGTGTCCTAACTTTCTTGAAGCTGTCGTAGAGCATGATGGCATAGAAAAATCTTGGGGCATCGTAAGAGGAACAACTAAAGAGCAGTTCAACAAGCTCAAGAATGAAATTGATAGAATTAGAGGGTGTAGTTCAATCAAGAGGATTGGTTCTGGTTCTCAGTTGTTGGGCTTGGGTGATGTATCTCACAGATGGATTGATGTGGATAGATTGTTCGATAGCCTGAAAGACACAGTTGAAACTGTCTTTCAACAGGTGGAAGAAATGGTTAGCTCGGCAAAGGCATCAGTCTGTGAATGGCAGCAGGAGCAGGATTTTAAAGCAGAAATAGAAGCACTGGTGATGAGGAATTGTATTTGGagtattgaagaaaaaaatcgGGACCGGTTTTATGGCAATAAGAATTTGAACTGGCATGGAAGGATGGAAGAGATATCAAGTTTACGTGAGGAATTAGATACCATTTCTAAATCACTATCTGTTTCTGACATTGGGCACCTATCTTCTCACGGGTCCTTGGTAGTAGATGAAGAGAGTAATAATCATAAGAAGGGTGACCGTTCACACCACAGATTTTTGAACAATCTTAAATCATCGCCGTCATTATCATTGATATCTTCATCAAACTCAACATCAACATCAACATCAACAtcaacatcaacatcatcatctcTTTGGGAAGTGGATGTCAACCTGCTTACGCATATGTCAACAGATGAATTGAAAAGCTATTTGACTAAATTGAAGAGAAGTCATGAGTCTGATGTGCTGGATTTGACTGAGCAAATTTACAGCCtgatgagagatttttttaaagaaaagggATCCTCTTTGCCATCAAAGAAAAGCAAGGAGTTTGACATGTTGCGTAGGAGAATCTCCGAGGTTATTACCAAATtagatgaagttcttgttgaaAAGGAGGAAGTTGCTACATGTGGTAATAATGAAGAAAGTCTTAGCAGTTTGAAAGAGAGACTGGAATTACTCATTTCAGAAAACCACCACCTCAGAGATTTGCTTGCAAATAAGGAAAGGGAAGTTAAGTGTCTTTCACTTCAAGTTTCTGAAGCTGCTGAGAAAATGTCAGAACACTCCATGGCTGAGGCAAAGTTGTTAAAAACAACTGCAAATCTTAAATCAGCTGTAGAAGATGCGGACATTGAAGCTTTAATTGTTGAAGATACATATGCTTGTATTCTCAGGGAAATGATGGATCAAATTAAAAGCATTGCTGAAGAGTCGCTTGTGGAAAATATTTATATACAACAAATTAACAAAAGTATACTTAAAGAAGCTTCCCACAGTGCTCAACCTGCTAGCCAAtctgaaattgaagatttgaatatGGAGTACACTATCATGCAAGAACATTTTGTACTTGTATTCCAAGAAGCCATGAAAGATGCTGAGCAAAATCTCAAGAACCTGAACGTGAAATATAGAGAAGAAAATGAACTCCGGGTTTCGCTTGAGATGGAAAAACTAGAAAAAGAGAAACAATTTGAAGTTGAGGTTGCGAACAAAGAGAGATTAAAGACAGAAATAGCATCTCTGTCAGAAGAGAAGGAGCAGTTGGCTCATGATGCAACAGCTGCATTGGAAAACGAAAGGGAGCGATATGAATTAGCCGCTCAGGAGCTACATAATTTAAAGGACGAGACATGTCGGCTACTGAAATTGATTTCTGACAGCATTGAAGAGTCAAAGGCAACCAAGCAGCACTTAATTGATGCATTGGAGCAAAATGAAAGATATAAGGCTGACGTGTGCAAGCTAGATCAGAAGCTTGAACTAGCAATGAAAGAGTTGCGCGAAGAGAGGAGAAAGCTTCTTGATGCTAACCAAGAGAAGCAAAATGTTGTTTCTTTGTTTGAAGCAAAAGAAAGGGAGCACAAGCAACAATTGGAATCAATGGCTGTGCATATATCGAAAGTGGTTGCTGAATTTGAATGTAGAGTAACACAAGATATTTCAGGGAAATGTTCAAG GTTGAAGAATTTGAGTTATCAATTGTGCTTTCTTAAACAAAAAGCTAATGTCATTGTAAGAAGAGGGTTGCTGTACCAGCAGAGACTTGAAAAGAAATGTTCTGACCTGGAAAAGGCCGAAGCTGAG GTTGATCTTTTGGGGGATAAGGTGGAGACTCTATTGAGCCTTGTTGAAAAAATACACATTGCCCTTGATCATTATTCACCAGTTTTGAAGCATTATCCTGGA ATAACTGAAATTTTGAAGCTGTTAAGGAGAGAATTAACTGGAGAAACTAAAGCAGCTTGA